The following are from one region of the Amycolatopsis sp. QT-25 genome:
- a CDS encoding class I SAM-dependent methyltransferase has translation MTFEELLAEGEAVPVEGWDFSWFEGRATEERPPWRYSRLLGERMAAAAAGLDLQTGGGEVLAGIPQPPPVLVATEGWPPNVEIARKTLAPLGGEVVEAEYDAPLPFPDESFDLVSSRHPIGNPWREIARVLRPGGTFLSQQIGAGTVRELKEFFLGPQDYGDWTPDVLRVEAEAVGLRVERLEPAKPRMEFFDLAAVVHFLRKVIWIVPGFEVGTYRDKLVELHRIIETDGKFVAHSRRVLVEAVKPS, from the coding sequence ATGACTTTCGAAGAGCTGCTCGCCGAAGGAGAGGCCGTCCCGGTCGAAGGCTGGGACTTCTCGTGGTTCGAGGGCCGGGCCACCGAGGAACGGCCGCCGTGGCGCTACTCGCGGCTGCTCGGGGAGCGGATGGCGGCCGCCGCCGCCGGGCTGGACCTGCAGACCGGCGGCGGCGAGGTGCTCGCGGGCATCCCGCAACCGCCGCCGGTCCTCGTCGCCACCGAAGGCTGGCCGCCGAACGTCGAGATCGCCAGGAAGACCCTCGCGCCCCTGGGCGGGGAAGTGGTCGAGGCCGAGTACGACGCGCCTTTGCCTTTCCCGGACGAATCCTTCGATCTGGTGAGCAGCCGTCATCCGATCGGGAACCCGTGGCGGGAGATCGCCCGAGTCCTGCGCCCGGGCGGGACCTTCCTGTCGCAGCAGATCGGCGCCGGCACCGTGCGGGAGCTCAAGGAGTTCTTCCTCGGTCCGCAGGACTACGGCGACTGGACGCCCGACGTGCTGCGCGTCGAAGCGGAAGCCGTCGGGCTGCGGGTCGAGCGGCTCGAACCGGCGAAACCGCGGATGGAGTTCTTCGACCTCGCCGCGGTGGTGCACTTCCTGCGGAAGGTGATCTGGATCGTGCCGGGCTTCGAGGTGGGGACGTACCGCGACAAGCTCGTGGAACTGCACCGGATCATCGAGACCGACGGGAAGTTCGTCGCGCATTCGCGGCGGGTGCTCGTGGAGGCCGTCAAACCTTCGTGA
- the mgrA gene encoding L-glyceraldehyde 3-phosphate reductase, which yields MSTYVAAEGRYESIPYRRTGRSGLKLPAISLGLWHNFGDDKPLGTQRDIARRAFDLGITHFDLANNYGPPYGSAEENFGRLLASDFKPYRDELVVSTKAGYDMWPGPYGEWGSRKYLLSSLDQSLGRMGLDYVDIFYSHRFDPETPLEETVGALDTAVCSGRALYVGISSYSAEKTAEAARLLRALGTPLLIHQPSYSMVNRWLEGDGLLDTLEAEGAGCIAFSPLAQGLLTNRYLDGVPENSRAAQGKSLDPDTITENTLGKVRALNEIAQRRGQTLAQLALAWGLRDPRMTSVLIGASSVAQLEDNVGALKNLHFTNEELAEIDRYATEADINLWKRSTDGG from the coding sequence GTGAGCACCTATGTCGCGGCCGAGGGCCGATACGAGAGCATCCCCTACCGCCGTACCGGACGCAGCGGTCTGAAGCTGCCCGCGATCTCGCTGGGCCTGTGGCACAACTTCGGCGACGACAAGCCGCTGGGCACGCAGCGGGACATCGCGCGGCGCGCGTTCGACCTGGGCATCACCCACTTCGACCTCGCCAACAACTACGGTCCGCCCTACGGTTCGGCCGAGGAGAACTTCGGCAGGCTGCTGGCCTCGGACTTCAAGCCCTACCGGGACGAACTGGTCGTTTCGACCAAGGCGGGCTACGACATGTGGCCCGGCCCGTACGGCGAATGGGGTTCGCGCAAGTACCTTCTGTCCTCTTTGGACCAGTCGCTCGGCCGGATGGGCCTGGACTACGTCGACATCTTCTACTCGCACCGGTTCGACCCCGAGACGCCGCTCGAAGAGACCGTCGGCGCGCTCGACACCGCGGTCTGCTCCGGACGCGCGCTGTACGTCGGCATCTCGTCGTACTCGGCGGAGAAGACCGCCGAGGCCGCGCGGCTCCTGCGCGCACTGGGCACCCCGCTGCTGATCCACCAGCCGTCGTACTCGATGGTCAACCGCTGGCTCGAAGGCGACGGACTGCTCGACACCCTCGAAGCCGAAGGCGCGGGCTGCATCGCCTTTTCGCCACTGGCCCAGGGGCTGCTGACCAACCGTTACCTCGACGGTGTCCCGGAGAATTCCCGCGCGGCACAAGGGAAGTCGCTCGATCCGGACACGATCACCGAGAACACCCTCGGCAAGGTCCGGGCGCTGAACGAGATCGCCCAGCGGCGCGGGCAGACGCTGGCGCAGCTCGCGCTCGCGTGGGGCCTGCGTGACCCGCGGATGACGTCGGTGCTGATCGGCGCGAGCAGCGTCGCCCAGCTGGAGGACAACGTCGGCGCGCTGAAGAACCTGCACTTCACCAACGAAGAGCTGGCCGAGATCGACCGCTACGCCACCGAGGCCGACATCAACCTCTGGAAGCGCTCGACCGACGGCGGATGA
- the sigC gene encoding RNA polymerase sigma factor SigC, with the protein MAGPRNHDDERVTALALAAARGDRRALEDWVRATQADVWRFVAHLADVGAADDLTQETYLRAFGSLRRFAGRSSSRTWLLSIARRVVVDRIRAASARPKLADVDWEATVERRGARQAESVAGFEDLVELRMLLDGLDPERREVLVLTQVLGLSYAEAAEICGCPVGTVRSRIARAREDLLEAGRERDSI; encoded by the coding sequence ATGGCCGGGCCGCGCAACCACGACGACGAGCGGGTGACCGCGCTCGCCCTCGCCGCCGCCCGCGGTGACCGGCGGGCCCTCGAAGACTGGGTGCGTGCCACCCAGGCGGACGTCTGGCGCTTCGTGGCGCACCTCGCCGACGTCGGTGCCGCCGACGATCTCACCCAGGAGACGTACCTGCGCGCGTTCGGCAGCCTGCGCCGGTTCGCCGGCCGGTCCTCCTCGCGGACCTGGCTCCTGTCGATCGCGCGGCGGGTGGTCGTCGACCGCATCCGGGCGGCTTCGGCGCGTCCGAAGCTCGCCGATGTCGACTGGGAGGCCACCGTCGAGCGTCGCGGCGCTCGACAGGCGGAGAGCGTCGCGGGGTTCGAAGACCTGGTGGAGCTGCGGATGCTGCTCGACGGGCTCGACCCGGAGCGGCGCGAGGTCCTCGTCCTCACCCAGGTGCTGGGGCTTTCCTACGCCGAGGCGGCCGAGATCTGCGGTTGCCCGGTCGGCACCGTGCGCTCGCGTATCGCCCGCGCCCGCGAAGACCTGCTCGAAGCGGGCCGGGAGCGCGACTCCATCTGA
- a CDS encoding glycosyl hydrolase family 65 protein, producing the protein MTESLSHGYEVSPWELRWHGMDVDALQRTESAFAVSNGHIGLRGTLEEAEPRGLPGTYLNGFYEQHDLPYAETGYGYPEEGQTVVNVTDGKIIRLLVEDEPLDMRYGQATEHERVLDFRKGTVARDTVWASPTGRRVRVKTERLVSFTQRAVAAIRYEVEPLDDELQLVAQSDLLANEPIESDTRDPRVAAALESPLIGEYHHAEGYHAVLVHQTRKSGLRMAAAMDHKIDVSDGVRTHIEVEEDLARLTIAVDVPKGGRLRITKFLAYGWSAQRSVPAVRAQVEAALAGARQTGWKGLLAEQKAFLDDFWETSDIEIDGDPELQQAVRFALFHLLQAGARGETRALAGKGLTGPGYDGHAFWDTETFVLPVLTYSIPDAARDALRWRHSTLDKARERAAQLGLRGAAFPWRSINGAECSAYWPAGTAAFHVSADISDAVVRYLNATGDDEFMRTCGAELLLETARLWLSLGHFDRQGRFRIDGVTGPDEYSAVADNNVYTNLMARRNLCYAADIVGRHDDVARRFDVSEEEVASWREAADAMLVPYDEDLGVHPQSEGFLEHDEWDFEATNQDFYPLLLHFPYFDLYRKQVVKQADLVLALHLCGDSFTPEEKARDFAYYEARTVRDSSLSAGTQAVVAAEVGHLELAYDYLAEAALTDLHDVHNNVRNGLHLASLAGAWQGTVAGFGGLRDYGGRLTFAPRLPPQLRRIAFRLTFRGTRFQVEIDGEGATYHVITGEPLELAHHGETFTVTTEPVRLPIPVVDPGPAPVQPAGRAPARRRPKAG; encoded by the coding sequence GTGACCGAATCGCTTTCCCACGGCTACGAGGTCTCGCCCTGGGAGCTGCGCTGGCACGGGATGGACGTCGACGCGTTGCAGCGCACCGAATCGGCGTTCGCGGTGTCCAACGGGCACATCGGCCTGCGCGGGACACTGGAGGAAGCGGAACCACGCGGCCTGCCGGGCACCTATCTGAACGGTTTCTACGAGCAGCACGACCTTCCCTACGCGGAAACCGGCTACGGCTACCCCGAAGAAGGGCAGACCGTCGTCAACGTGACCGACGGCAAGATCATCCGGTTGCTGGTCGAGGACGAACCGCTCGACATGCGTTACGGCCAGGCGACCGAGCACGAACGCGTGCTCGACTTCCGGAAGGGCACCGTCGCGCGCGACACCGTCTGGGCGTCGCCGACCGGCCGCCGGGTGCGGGTGAAGACCGAACGCCTGGTCTCCTTCACCCAGCGTGCCGTCGCCGCGATCCGGTACGAGGTCGAACCGCTCGACGACGAGCTCCAGCTGGTGGCGCAGTCGGATCTGCTGGCGAACGAACCGATCGAGTCCGACACGCGAGATCCGCGGGTCGCGGCCGCGCTGGAGTCGCCGCTGATCGGCGAGTACCACCACGCGGAGGGCTATCACGCGGTACTGGTGCACCAGACCCGGAAATCCGGGTTGCGGATGGCCGCCGCGATGGATCACAAGATCGACGTCTCCGACGGGGTACGCACGCATATCGAGGTCGAAGAGGATCTGGCGCGGCTCACCATCGCGGTCGACGTGCCCAAGGGCGGACGGCTGCGGATCACGAAGTTCCTCGCCTACGGCTGGTCCGCACAGCGTTCGGTGCCCGCGGTACGCGCCCAGGTCGAGGCCGCGCTGGCCGGGGCCCGGCAGACCGGCTGGAAGGGGCTGCTCGCCGAACAGAAGGCGTTCCTCGACGACTTCTGGGAAACCTCGGACATCGAGATCGACGGCGACCCGGAACTCCAGCAGGCCGTCCGGTTCGCGCTCTTCCATCTCCTGCAGGCCGGCGCCCGCGGCGAGACGAGGGCCCTGGCAGGCAAGGGATTGACCGGCCCCGGCTACGACGGGCACGCCTTTTGGGACACCGAAACCTTCGTCCTGCCCGTCCTCACCTACAGCATCCCGGACGCCGCCCGCGACGCGTTGCGCTGGCGTCACTCCACTTTGGACAAGGCCAGGGAACGGGCCGCGCAGCTGGGTTTGCGCGGCGCGGCGTTCCCTTGGCGGTCCATCAACGGCGCCGAGTGTTCGGCGTACTGGCCGGCGGGCACCGCGGCGTTCCACGTCAGCGCGGACATCTCGGACGCCGTCGTGCGGTATCTCAACGCCACCGGCGACGACGAGTTCATGCGGACCTGCGGCGCGGAACTGCTCTTGGAGACCGCGCGGTTGTGGTTGTCACTGGGGCACTTCGACCGGCAGGGCCGGTTCCGGATCGACGGTGTCACCGGCCCGGACGAGTATTCGGCGGTGGCGGACAACAACGTCTACACGAACCTGATGGCGCGCCGGAACCTGTGCTACGCCGCCGACATCGTCGGCCGGCACGACGACGTCGCCCGGCGGTTCGACGTCAGCGAGGAAGAGGTCGCGTCATGGCGCGAGGCGGCCGACGCGATGCTGGTGCCCTACGACGAGGACCTCGGCGTCCATCCCCAGTCCGAAGGGTTCCTGGAGCACGACGAGTGGGATTTCGAAGCCACGAACCAGGACTTCTATCCACTGTTGCTGCACTTCCCGTATTTCGACCTGTACCGCAAGCAGGTCGTCAAACAGGCTGACCTGGTGCTCGCGCTGCACCTGTGCGGGGATTCCTTCACCCCGGAGGAGAAGGCGCGCGACTTCGCCTACTACGAGGCCCGGACGGTGCGGGATTCCTCGCTGTCCGCGGGGACACAGGCCGTGGTGGCCGCCGAGGTCGGGCACCTGGAACTGGCTTACGACTACCTCGCCGAGGCGGCGCTCACCGACCTGCACGACGTGCACAACAACGTCCGCAACGGGCTGCACCTGGCCTCCCTGGCCGGTGCGTGGCAGGGCACCGTCGCCGGGTTCGGCGGACTGCGCGACTACGGCGGACGGCTGACCTTCGCGCCGCGGCTTCCGCCGCAGCTCCGGCGGATCGCGTTCCGGTTGACCTTCCGCGGTACCCGGTTCCAGGTCGAGATCGACGGCGAGGGCGCGACGTACCACGTGATCACCGGGGAGCCGCTGGAACTGGCGCACCACGGCGAGACGTTCACGGTGACCACCGAGCCGGTGCGGCTGCCGATCCCGGTGGTCGATCCCGGTCCGGCGCCGGTGCAGCCCGCGGGCCGCGCTCCGGCGCGGAGGCGGCCCAAGGCGGGGTGA
- a CDS encoding exopolyphosphatase, translating into MRKQIGGPSAAVLDVGSFSARLVVLAKGGSPLDPVLSHQTRLRLDRELDDGGNLTRRGIDTVSSAVEAGMTMAAKHGVKDVFPLATSSIRDAANVTQVVRDVAKATGVELRFLTGRREAELAYVGARRWYGASAGGLLVLDIGGGTVELAAGSAEEAEFAHSLPLGARSLTRDWFATECPSPKVVRAMREHVLDEVRDAMQDVLPQIRDHRAVGCSKVLRQLARLAGDRPSRARELHLDDLRAWIPRLAKLPAKRRAELPGISRQRSHQALAGAIVAEALLTLSGGQVAICPWSTRDGLLLGMLDTLEGKSAKAA; encoded by the coding sequence GTGCGCAAGCAGATCGGGGGGCCGTCCGCCGCGGTCCTGGACGTCGGTTCGTTCAGTGCGCGGCTGGTGGTACTGGCCAAGGGTGGTTCGCCGCTCGATCCCGTGCTGAGCCACCAGACGCGCCTGCGGCTCGACAGGGAACTCGACGACGGCGGAAATCTGACCCGGCGCGGCATCGACACGGTCTCGTCCGCCGTCGAGGCCGGGATGACCATGGCCGCCAAGCACGGCGTCAAGGACGTGTTCCCGTTGGCCACTTCCTCGATCCGCGACGCGGCCAACGTGACACAGGTCGTCCGCGACGTCGCGAAGGCGACCGGAGTCGAGTTGCGCTTTCTCACCGGCCGCCGTGAGGCCGAGCTGGCGTACGTCGGCGCGCGCCGGTGGTACGGGGCTTCGGCGGGCGGGCTGCTCGTGCTCGACATCGGCGGCGGAACCGTCGAACTCGCCGCGGGAAGCGCCGAGGAGGCCGAGTTCGCGCATTCGCTGCCGCTCGGCGCGCGTTCGTTGACGCGGGACTGGTTCGCCACCGAGTGCCCGTCGCCCAAGGTCGTGCGGGCGATGCGGGAGCACGTGCTCGACGAGGTCCGCGACGCGATGCAGGATGTCCTGCCGCAGATCCGCGACCACCGCGCCGTCGGCTGTTCCAAGGTGCTGCGGCAACTCGCCCGGCTCGCCGGTGATCGGCCGTCCCGTGCCCGTGAGCTGCACCTCGACGACCTCCGCGCGTGGATTCCGAGGCTGGCGAAACTCCCCGCGAAACGCCGCGCGGAACTGCCGGGCATCTCGCGGCAGCGCTCGCATCAGGCGCTCGCGGGCGCGATCGTCGCCGAGGCACTGCTGACCCTTTCCGGTGGCCAGGTCGCCATCTGCCCGTGGTCCACCAGGGACGGACTGTTGCTCGGCATGCTCGACACGCTGGAGGGCAAATCGGCGAAAGCCGCCTGA
- a CDS encoding ROK family protein, with amino-acid sequence MVGAESPPVGTPAGMRKINQRAVLDLLRRSGPATRPQVAKDTGLSKPTVSQALLALEAAGLARATGHTSTGTGRSAVLYEADPTAGYVLGVDIGREHLRVAVSDLGHTVIARRDERNSSRSGTALVSAVGALAAATVREAGLSQTDIVVRVLGSPGVADPGKRCFRHAPNLPGWGKAGLLDELEGVLGPDLMVENDANLTAVGEWERGAARGASVFGCITIGTGVGMGVMVNGQVFRGATGAAGEIGYLPYGQSHAPGEGEDAPPVRGHLEEATAAQSVVRGARELGLGTAKSAREVFRLARDGDELALRAVEAEADRLAYTVASVAAVIDPELIVLGGGIGTAADLLLDPIDRALRSFTPLVPAVVQGELGDDGVLTGAISVGLRAAEGLVFERKVGAA; translated from the coding sequence GTGGTTGGCGCAGAAAGTCCGCCCGTCGGCACCCCCGCCGGGATGCGGAAGATCAATCAGCGCGCCGTGCTGGATCTCCTGCGCCGCAGCGGCCCGGCGACGCGGCCCCAGGTCGCCAAGGACACCGGTCTGTCGAAACCCACGGTGAGCCAAGCGTTACTGGCGCTCGAAGCGGCCGGTCTCGCCAGGGCGACCGGGCACACCTCGACCGGCACCGGCCGATCCGCGGTCCTCTACGAAGCGGATCCCACGGCCGGGTACGTCCTGGGTGTCGACATCGGACGCGAGCATCTCCGCGTCGCCGTCTCGGACCTCGGCCACACCGTGATCGCCCGCCGTGACGAGCGGAATTCCTCTCGTTCGGGCACCGCGCTCGTCAGCGCGGTGGGCGCCCTCGCGGCGGCGACGGTGCGCGAGGCGGGGCTCAGCCAGACCGACATCGTCGTGCGGGTCCTCGGTTCACCCGGTGTCGCGGATCCGGGGAAACGCTGCTTCCGGCACGCGCCGAACCTGCCCGGCTGGGGCAAGGCCGGTCTCCTCGACGAACTCGAGGGCGTGCTCGGCCCGGATCTCATGGTCGAGAACGACGCGAACCTCACCGCCGTCGGCGAATGGGAACGCGGTGCCGCGCGCGGCGCTTCCGTGTTCGGCTGCATCACCATCGGCACCGGCGTCGGCATGGGTGTGATGGTGAACGGCCAGGTCTTCCGCGGCGCGACGGGCGCGGCGGGCGAAATCGGCTACCTGCCCTACGGCCAATCGCACGCGCCGGGCGAGGGCGAGGACGCCCCGCCGGTCCGGGGCCACCTCGAAGAGGCGACGGCGGCACAGTCCGTCGTCCGCGGTGCACGCGAACTCGGCCTCGGCACGGCGAAATCGGCTCGTGAGGTCTTCCGGCTCGCCCGCGACGGCGACGAACTCGCCCTGCGCGCCGTCGAGGCGGAGGCGGACAGGCTCGCGTACACCGTGGCGTCGGTGGCGGCGGTGATCGACCCCGAACTGATCGTGCTCGGCGGCGGGATCGGGACCGCGGCGGACCTGCTGCTCGACCCGATCGACCGCGCGCTGCGCTCGTTCACCCCCCTCGTCCCGGCGGTCGTCCAGGGCGAACTGGGCGACGACGGAGTGCTGACCGGCGCGATCAGCGTCGGCTTGCGTGCCGCGGAGGGCCTGGTCTTCGAACGCAAGGTCGGCGCGGCCTAG
- a CDS encoding beta-phosphoglucomutase family hydrolase has translation MIGLPDSITACLFDLDGVLTGTAAQHRAAWKRTFDEFLRARDGAAFSPFTDIDYATYVDGRPRADGVRTFLTSRGIELPEGNPQDDIGAATVNGVANRKNELVLKIIGEEGVTPYPGSVRYLEAAKAAGLRIGVVTSSANGAKVLDAADLTKFVEARIDGIVITERNLRGKPAPDSFLAGAEAFGVAPEDAAVFEDALAGVQAGKAGGFGYVVGVNRAQQAGELLAHGADVVVDDLAELLEGRK, from the coding sequence ATGATCGGTCTGCCCGACTCCATCACGGCCTGCCTCTTCGACCTCGACGGCGTGCTGACCGGCACCGCGGCCCAGCACCGCGCAGCGTGGAAACGCACGTTCGACGAATTCCTGCGCGCCCGCGACGGTGCCGCGTTCTCTCCGTTCACCGACATCGACTACGCGACCTACGTCGACGGAAGGCCGCGGGCCGACGGCGTCCGCACCTTCCTCACCTCGCGCGGGATCGAGCTGCCCGAGGGGAACCCACAAGACGACATCGGCGCCGCCACCGTCAACGGCGTCGCGAACCGCAAGAACGAGCTGGTCCTGAAAATCATCGGCGAAGAGGGCGTCACTCCGTATCCGGGCTCCGTCCGGTATCTGGAGGCGGCGAAGGCGGCCGGACTGCGCATCGGCGTCGTCACCTCGTCGGCCAACGGTGCGAAGGTGCTCGACGCCGCCGACCTGACGAAGTTCGTCGAAGCGCGGATCGACGGGATCGTGATCACCGAAAGGAACCTGCGTGGCAAACCCGCCCCCGATTCGTTCCTCGCCGGCGCCGAAGCGTTCGGTGTCGCCCCGGAGGACGCGGCCGTCTTCGAGGACGCCCTCGCCGGGGTGCAGGCGGGCAAGGCAGGCGGTTTCGGTTACGTGGTCGGGGTGAACCGCGCCCAGCAGGCGGGCGAACTGCTCGCGCACGGTGCCGACGTCGTGGTGGACGACCTCGCCGAACTCCTGGAGGGCCGCAAGTGA
- a CDS encoding aldo/keto reductase — translation MNEFAIGGDLTVHRLGFGAMRLPTEAGPAREASIALARRAVELGITLIDTAHLYGWGANEELLAEALYPYPDDLVVTTKVGVVRAGDDGKYDARPESLRTQVDEGLRRLRVERIELLQLHRLDPETPLADQLGALRDLRDEGKIGRIGLSEVTVDELARAREIVDIASVQNRYSLLDRSHEAVLDACDAAGIAFLPWRPVLGAASEAGSGLTAVAAELGVTTAQVGLAWLLARSPVILPIPGTASIAHLEENFAAAKVELSGEQLERLTKV, via the coding sequence ATGAACGAATTCGCCATCGGCGGGGATTTGACCGTGCACCGCCTCGGTTTCGGCGCCATGCGCCTGCCGACCGAAGCCGGTCCCGCGCGTGAGGCGTCCATCGCCTTGGCGCGCAGGGCCGTGGAGCTCGGCATCACGCTGATCGACACCGCGCACCTGTACGGCTGGGGAGCCAACGAGGAACTGCTCGCGGAAGCGCTGTACCCGTACCCGGACGACCTGGTGGTCACCACGAAGGTCGGTGTCGTGCGGGCCGGGGACGACGGGAAGTACGACGCACGGCCGGAATCGCTGCGGACGCAGGTCGACGAGGGGCTGCGACGGCTGCGTGTCGAACGGATCGAGCTGCTGCAACTGCACCGCCTCGACCCGGAGACCCCGCTGGCCGATCAGCTCGGCGCGCTGCGGGACCTGCGGGACGAGGGCAAGATCGGCCGGATCGGGCTGTCCGAGGTCACCGTGGACGAACTCGCGCGGGCACGGGAGATCGTGGACATCGCGAGCGTGCAGAACCGCTACAGCCTCTTGGACCGTTCGCACGAAGCGGTGCTGGACGCCTGCGACGCGGCCGGGATCGCTTTCCTGCCTTGGCGTCCGGTGCTCGGCGCCGCGTCCGAGGCGGGTTCCGGGCTCACCGCCGTCGCCGCGGAGCTGGGGGTGACCACGGCGCAGGTCGGGCTCGCGTGGCTGCTCGCCCGGTCGCCGGTGATCCTGCCAATCCCGGGGACGGCGAGCATCGCGCACCTGGAAGAGAACTTCGCCGCGGCGAAGGTCGAGTTGAGCGGGGAGCAGCTGGAGCGGCTCACGAAGGTTTGA
- a CDS encoding zf-HC2 domain-containing protein, with protein sequence MKCETCREALSARLDGETEPTPPEVADRHVAGCAACRSWLSRAERLHRTMLLRPAPPVPDLTAVILERTPAPPDDGWAARIALAMVAIAQLGLAFAQLLGVDDHGAGHGTESLVGHLSHESSAWNLAVGVGLGWAAVRTKAAAGQLPALTGFVALLLALSAGDLVTGQVTAGRVLTHGLVVAGVLLLYVVNRRHRLRDRPSPATAADTPGSHLAETDHRTGEAPERPRQHRGFRRPASRHVA encoded by the coding sequence GTGAAGTGCGAGACCTGCCGCGAGGCCCTGTCGGCCCGGCTCGACGGCGAAACCGAACCCACCCCGCCCGAGGTGGCGGACCGGCACGTGGCGGGCTGCGCCGCCTGCCGGTCGTGGCTCTCGCGCGCCGAGCGGCTGCACCGCACGATGCTGCTGCGGCCCGCTCCGCCGGTCCCGGACCTCACCGCCGTCATCCTCGAACGCACCCCCGCCCCGCCGGACGACGGCTGGGCGGCGAGGATCGCGCTCGCCATGGTCGCGATCGCCCAGCTCGGTCTCGCCTTCGCCCAGCTCCTGGGCGTCGACGACCACGGCGCGGGACACGGCACGGAATCCCTGGTGGGCCACCTTTCCCACGAGAGCAGCGCGTGGAACCTCGCCGTCGGCGTCGGACTCGGCTGGGCGGCCGTCCGCACGAAGGCGGCGGCCGGGCAACTGCCGGCGCTGACCGGTTTCGTCGCGCTCCTCCTGGCGTTGTCGGCGGGCGACCTCGTCACCGGACAGGTCACCGCCGGCCGCGTGCTCACCCACGGGCTGGTGGTCGCCGGAGTGCTTCTGCTCTACGTGGTGAACCGCCGGCACCGTCTGCGCGACCGCCCCAGCCCCGCGACGGCGGCCGACACCCCGGGTTCCCACCTCGCGGAAACGGACCACCGGACCGGCGAGGCCCCCGAACGACCCCGCCAGCACAGGGGATTCCGGCGCCCCGCGAGCCGCCACGTGGCGTGA
- a CDS encoding LLM class F420-dependent oxidoreductase, which produces MRIGTGISYAGGFADSVADIVELEKAGLDIVFVPEAYSFDAVSQLGYVAAKTERVQIASGIFQIYTRTPTLTAMTAAGLDFVSDGRFTLGIGASGPQVIEGFHGVKYDAPLGRTREIIDICRQVWRREKVVHSGTHYSIPLPPEQGTGLGKPLKLINHPVRERIPILLASIGPKNVALTAELAEGWEPIFFHPEKAADVWGTSLAEGKAKRDPSLGELDTFVGTALAIGDDVDGMLDHLRGMLALYIGGMGARGKNFYNSLAQRYGYEAEAKLIQDLYLDGKKEEAAAAVPKELIKAISLIGPEGYVKERLAAFREAGATTLVVNPLLPGREARVAQVSKLRELTD; this is translated from the coding sequence ATGAGGATCGGGACCGGGATCAGCTACGCCGGTGGTTTCGCCGACAGCGTGGCGGACATCGTCGAGCTGGAGAAGGCCGGACTGGACATCGTCTTCGTCCCCGAGGCCTATTCGTTCGACGCGGTCAGCCAGCTCGGTTACGTCGCGGCGAAGACCGAGCGGGTCCAGATCGCGTCCGGCATCTTCCAGATCTACACCCGGACGCCGACGCTGACCGCGATGACCGCCGCCGGGCTGGACTTCGTCTCCGACGGCCGGTTCACCCTCGGCATCGGCGCGTCCGGCCCGCAGGTCATCGAGGGTTTCCACGGCGTGAAGTACGACGCGCCGCTCGGTCGCACGCGCGAGATCATCGACATCTGCCGTCAGGTGTGGCGGCGGGAGAAGGTGGTGCACTCCGGCACGCACTACTCGATCCCGCTGCCCCCCGAACAGGGCACGGGCCTGGGCAAACCGCTCAAGCTGATCAACCACCCGGTGCGGGAACGGATCCCGATCCTGCTGGCCTCGATCGGCCCGAAGAACGTCGCTCTCACGGCCGAGCTCGCCGAGGGCTGGGAGCCGATCTTCTTCCATCCCGAGAAAGCCGCCGACGTCTGGGGGACGTCCCTTGCCGAGGGCAAGGCGAAACGAGACCCGTCGCTGGGGGAGCTGGACACCTTCGTCGGCACCGCGCTGGCGATCGGTGACGACGTCGACGGGATGCTGGACCATCTGCGCGGCATGCTGGCGCTCTACATCGGCGGGATGGGCGCGCGCGGCAAGAACTTCTACAACAGTCTCGCTCAGCGGTACGGCTACGAGGCCGAGGCGAAGCTCATCCAGGACCTGTATCTGGACGGCAAGAAGGAGGAAGCCGCCGCGGCGGTGCCGAAGGAACTGATCAAGGCGATCTCGCTGATCGGGCCCGAGGGTTACGTCAAGGAGCGGCTGGCCGCCTTCCGGGAAGCCGGTGCCACCACACTGGTGGTCAACCCGTTGCTGCCCGGCCGCGAAGCCCGCGTGGCGCAGGTTTCGAAGCTGCGCGAACTCACCGACTAG